TGTGTGCTCTCGCCCGCCTCGAACTGTTCCTGCAGGCGAAGGATCCGCTTGACCGTCATGTTCAGTGAAGTCCGCCTCCTGATCGACGGGCTAGGACACCCCAGCCAAATTCGAGTATATGCACCGCGACCGATTTATAAGCCCTTTCCGGCAACCGAAACACTAGCCTATGCAGGCGACCTCGACAGATATGGGGCCCCGATCATGACGCAAAAGAACAAGACCCCCGGCCAACTGCGCAGCGCCCGCTGGTTCGCGCCCGACGATTTGCGCGCCTTCGGCCATCGCTCCCGCGCGATGCAGATGGGCTACGCGCCGGAGGAGTGGCGAGACCGGCCGGTGATCGCGATCATCAACACCTGGTCGGACGCGCAGCCCTGCCACATGCACTTCAAGAGCCGGGTCGACGACGTCAAGCGCGGCGTGCTGATGGCCGGCGGGTTTCCGCTGGAGCTGCCGGCGCTGTCGCTGTCGGAATCGCTGTTGAAGCCGACCACGATGCTCTACCGCAACATGCTGGCGATGGATGCCGAGGAGCTGCTGCGCGGCCACCCCGTCGATGGTGTGGTGCTGATGGGCGGTTGCGACAAGACCACGCCGGCGCTGCTGCTCGGCGCCACCAGTATGAATCTGCCCGCGATCTATCTGCCGGCCGGCCCGATGCTGCGCGGCAACTGGAAGGGCCGCACGTTGGGTTCCGGATCAGACGCCTGGAAATACTGGGACGAGCGCCGCGCCGGCAAGATCTCCGACAAGGACTGGGTCGACATGGAGGCCGGCATCGCCCGCAGCTACGGCACCTGCATGACCATGGGCACGGCCTCGACCATGACCGCGATCGCAGAGGCCATCGGCATGACGCTGCCGGGCGCGTCGTCGATCCCCGCAGCCGACGCCAACCACATCCGCATGAGCTCGGAGGCGGGCCGCCGCATCGTCGAGATGGTGTGGGAGGATCTCACCCCGCAGACAATCCAGACGCGAAGCGCATTCGAGAACGCGATCACGGTCGCTATGGCGATGGGCTGCTCGACCAACGCCATCATCCATCTGATCGCGCAGGCGCGCCGCGCCGGGCAGGACATCTCCCTCGAGGATTTCGAGAAGGCGAGCCGCACGGTGCCGGTGATCGCCAATGTGCGGCCGAGCGGCAACCGCTATCTGATGGAGGATTTCTTCTATGCCGGCGGGCTGCCCGGTCTGATGAGCCGGATCAAGGACCACCTGCATCTCGACTGCATGACCGTGTCGGGCAAGACTCTCGGCGAGAACATCGCTCACGCCGAGGTCTACAACGACGACGTCATCCGCACCGTGGCGAACCCGATCTACAAGGAGGGCGCGCTCGCGGTCTTGAAGGGCAATCTTGCGCCCGATGGCTGCGTGATCAAGCCGAGTGCCTGCGATCCGCGTTTCCTCAAGCACACCGGGCCGGCGCTGGTGTTCGACGACTATCCGTCGATGAAGAAGGCGGTCGACGATCCCGATCTCGACGTCACCGCGGACCACGTGATGATCCTGCGCAATGCGGGCCCGCAGGGTGGGCCGGGCATGCCGGAATGGGGCATGCTGCCGATCCCGACAAAGCTCGTGAAGCAGGGCGTGCGCGACATGGTGCGGCTGTCGGATGCGCGGATGAGCGGCACCAGCTATGGCGCCTGCATCCTGCATGTCTCGCCGGAATCCTATATCGGCGGCCCGCTGGCGCTGGTGAGGAACGGCGACCTGATCACGCTCGATGTCGCTGCGCGCACCATCAATCTCGATGTGCCGGAGGCGGAGCTGGCGAAACGCCGCGCGGAATGGAAGCAGCCGGAAAGGCGCTTCGAGCGCGGCTATGGCTGGATGTTCTCCAAACACATCAAGCAGGCCAATGAGGGCTGCGATTTCGATTTCCTCGAAACCGGCTTTGGCAAGCCGGTGGGCGAGCCGTCGATTTACTAGAGGCCGTCGTTGCAAGGCACTCGCGTCGGCGAACAAGCTATGATGCGCAATTGCGCACCTGAAAATTTCGAGGTTCCGGGGTTCACGTTTCGCGTGCCCCGGAACGACAACTGGGACCAAGCACCATGTCAAAACTCAGCGACACCACCCGCAACAAGCTGAAATCCGTCTCCACCGCCACGGTGGCGACCGCGCTGTTCA
The DNA window shown above is from Bradyrhizobium sp. ISRA464 and carries:
- the araD gene encoding L-arabinonate dehydratase, which encodes MTQKNKTPGQLRSARWFAPDDLRAFGHRSRAMQMGYAPEEWRDRPVIAIINTWSDAQPCHMHFKSRVDDVKRGVLMAGGFPLELPALSLSESLLKPTTMLYRNMLAMDAEELLRGHPVDGVVLMGGCDKTTPALLLGATSMNLPAIYLPAGPMLRGNWKGRTLGSGSDAWKYWDERRAGKISDKDWVDMEAGIARSYGTCMTMGTASTMTAIAEAIGMTLPGASSIPAADANHIRMSSEAGRRIVEMVWEDLTPQTIQTRSAFENAITVAMAMGCSTNAIIHLIAQARRAGQDISLEDFEKASRTVPVIANVRPSGNRYLMEDFFYAGGLPGLMSRIKDHLHLDCMTVSGKTLGENIAHAEVYNDDVIRTVANPIYKEGALAVLKGNLAPDGCVIKPSACDPRFLKHTGPALVFDDYPSMKKAVDDPDLDVTADHVMILRNAGPQGGPGMPEWGMLPIPTKLVKQGVRDMVRLSDARMSGTSYGACILHVSPESYIGGPLALVRNGDLITLDVAARTINLDVPEAELAKRRAEWKQPERRFERGYGWMFSKHIKQANEGCDFDFLETGFGKPVGEPSIY